From Lacerta agilis isolate rLacAgi1 chromosome Z, rLacAgi1.pri, whole genome shotgun sequence, the proteins below share one genomic window:
- the PGRMC1 gene encoding membrane-associated progesterone receptor component 1, with protein MTQDEAAAAAAGKENAEADDPGLIMAILSSPLNLMLLGLCCYLLYKIIRGDRPQPIQSRDDEDGPPLPKLKRRDFTLEELRPFDGVQNERILMAINGKVFDVSRARKFYGPDGPYGIFGGRDASRGLATFCLDREILKEGHDDLSDLDATQRETLSDWEQQFQFKYHYVGKLLKDGEEHTVYSDDEEKTNEEKPKDAQDRKND; from the exons ATGACTCAagacgaggcggcggcggcggcggcgggcaaGGAGAACGCAGAGGCCGACGACCCGGGTCTGATTATGGCGATCCTGAGCTCCCCGCTCAACCTGATGCTGCTGGGCCTTTGCTGCTACCTCCTCTACAAGATAATCCGGGGGGATCGGCCCCAGCCCATCCAGAGCAGAGACGACGAAGACGGGCCGCCGCTGCCCAAGCTCAAGCGCCGCGATTTCACCCTGGAAGAACTGCGCCCTTTCGACGGCGTCCAGAACGAGCGTATCCTCATGGCCATTAACGGGAAGGTCTTCGACGTGTCTCGCGCCAGGAAGTTTTACGGGCCGG ATGGTCCTTATGGGATTTTTGGTGGAAGGGATGCATCCAGAGGCCTTGCCACCTTCTGCCTGGATAGAGAGATTCTGAAGGAGGGACATGATGATCTTTCTGATCTTGATGCCACGCAGAGAGAGACCCTGAGCGACTGGGAACAACAGTTCCAAT TTAAATACCACTACGTGGGCAAGCTGCTGAAGGATGGGGAAGAGCACACTGTATATTCAGATGATGAAGAAAAAACCAATGAAGAAAAACCCAAGGATGCTCAGGATCGGAAGAATGATTAG